One Nostoc punctiforme PCC 73102 DNA window includes the following coding sequences:
- a CDS encoding type I polyketide synthase, whose translation MSQMESIDQLSPSQRALLALKELRAKIDAMERAKTEPIAIVGMACRFPGGADDPETFWQILRDGTDAIVEVPSDRWDIDTYYDPNPDSPGKMSSRYGGFLKQVDRFDAEFFGISPREAISIDPQQRLLLEVSWEALENACQPPSELMGSSTGVFVGVTTNDYTRFYAQAGEQGIDAYQGTGSAFSAMVGRLSFVLGFQGPCVALDTACSSSLVSVHLACQSLRNGECELALAGGVNLILTPEANIMFSKARMMAADGRCKTFDAAANGYVRGEGCGIVVLKRLSQAQAQGDRILAVIRGSAVNQDGRSSGLTVPNGIAQENLIRQAIANAKVQPQQVSYVEAHGTGTSLGDPIEVEAITATLGKEHTTDRPLAIGSVKTNIGHLESAAGVAGLMKVVLALQHQQIPPHLHLNQPNPLIPWSELPLTIPTTLTPWQTNGETRIAGVSSFGFSGTNAHAILEEAPLEEAGRAGEQGSRGAGGQGGRGEEIRKRPLHLLTLSAKHPQALQQLAQNYIKYFSSHPDITLGDITHTSQIGRTHFSHRLAIIAPDHQQMQQQLQTYVDNSEIIGIHHGHSSQQTKKIAFLFTGQGSQYRNMGRQLYETQPSFRQTLDQCDTLLQPLLGESILSVIFSDNSESDRLNHTAYTQVALFVIEYGLAQLWLSWDIRPTAVVGHSVGEYVAACIAGIFCLEDALKLIVQRASLMQALPQGGGMAAVFATVEQVRPLIADYLQQLSIAAINGEQSIVLSGELEILNSVLQKLESQGIETRKLQVSHAFHSPLMQPMLAKFEQVTATVKYQQPKLDIVSNVTGKIVRQQEMSNAAYWVEHIRASVQFAASMLALYQAGYEVFVEVGSHPTLLGMARRECPEVLEEKGLWLASLRKSRGDWQQLLDSVAQLYVAGVEIDWRGFEADYLRHKVVLPNYPWQRQRYWLPTATTKPTVRQISENLLHPLLGYQLRSPSLKDIVFETHLNTASLPFLDDHQIYDTVVVPGASHISMLLLAGQEILGTGAISLNNITFREALTVGDRQTINVQLILQPEAAGKYKFELFSFNKQIDNWLVHATGRVSQDVGDIEKPVSWAELQTRCSQILAGSDFYAQVREQGLQLGQRFQWVESMWRCDGEALCQMQFPQEFADEINTYLLYPGLIDSCFQFLGFALPQERRDNQVYVPFSINHFYFCESPDFNSRLWCYGKLNSQTSSTAGMFIGDIWLLNEAGELVAYIEGLCLKQAPRQALLRANQAPTQEWLYQIQWQPKSRLSEQLPAISGRWLIFTDANGIGRVLAQKLEYQGKVCILVSIGEIYQQIAESQFQIDPSQPQHFHQLLQDVGSENTPLHGIIHLWSLLETEQTNYLTSCGSTIYLLQALSKLSNCQARLWLFTQGSQPVGDELTMNSLTQAPLWGLGRVIAIEYPANWGGLVDIDTNNSPEQTAELVLGDILQPESEDHLAFRNHERYVARLVRAKPQVSTQPVRFSADATYLITGGLGALGLEVARWMIKQGVQNLVLVGRRPPSVTALNAIQEMEQAGVQVQVIQADITDFNQVKQLLSPCKSQLRGIIHAAGVLSDRIILQQTWESFTQVMAPKIQGAWNLHHLTQDISLDFFVMFSSAASLLGVAAQGNYAAANAFLDAFAYYRHSQGLPALSINWGAWAEVGMAATLDRSLSVGVERIGIEQGLQVLESLLSRADMPQVGVIPVNWQTFLKQYRAGKVPPLLQDFAEYTQPEEKSETTQSTILEKLQQVSDDKRQSLLLTHVRKLAAKVLRLNSWQNLDADKPLIEMGLDSLMALELRNVLENSLACSLPATLLFDYPSLQTLVNHLIQDVMSLSKLEDSSSAPSPEESEPLISLEDLTRMSEAETELLLLKKLELIDGN comes from the coding sequence ATGAGCCAAATGGAAAGTATCGACCAGCTATCACCATCCCAACGCGCCCTTTTAGCGTTGAAAGAACTGCGTGCCAAGATTGATGCAATGGAACGGGCAAAAACAGAACCGATCGCAATTGTTGGTATGGCATGTCGGTTTCCGGGTGGTGCTGACGATCCAGAAACATTTTGGCAGATATTACGGGACGGTACTGATGCCATTGTAGAAGTGCCGAGCGATCGCTGGGATATCGATACATATTACGACCCCAACCCAGATAGCCCTGGTAAAATGTCTAGCCGCTACGGTGGTTTTTTAAAGCAAGTAGATCGATTCGATGCCGAGTTTTTTGGGATCTCGCCACGGGAAGCAATTAGCATCGACCCTCAACAGCGTTTGCTATTAGAAGTCAGTTGGGAAGCTTTAGAAAATGCTTGTCAACCTCCTTCTGAACTTATGGGTAGTTCAACGGGGGTGTTTGTCGGTGTTACTACCAATGATTACACCCGCTTTTATGCCCAAGCGGGGGAACAGGGAATTGATGCTTATCAGGGAACAGGTAGCGCTTTTAGTGCAATGGTTGGTCGTCTTTCCTTTGTTCTGGGTTTTCAAGGGCCTTGTGTAGCACTGGATACTGCTTGTTCTTCTTCTTTGGTTTCCGTTCACCTGGCTTGTCAAAGCCTCCGCAACGGCGAGTGTGAGTTAGCTTTAGCCGGGGGAGTCAACCTGATTCTTACACCAGAAGCCAACATTATGTTCTCCAAGGCGAGAATGATGGCAGCAGATGGACGTTGTAAAACCTTTGATGCCGCAGCTAACGGTTACGTGCGAGGAGAAGGTTGTGGCATAGTCGTACTCAAACGCCTTTCTCAAGCACAAGCCCAAGGAGATAGAATCCTGGCGGTAATTCGCGGTTCAGCGGTCAATCAAGATGGTCGCAGCAGTGGGTTAACAGTACCCAACGGCATCGCTCAAGAAAACTTGATTCGGCAAGCGATCGCTAATGCTAAAGTACAACCACAGCAAGTAAGCTACGTTGAAGCCCACGGTACAGGGACATCTTTAGGAGATCCGATAGAAGTAGAAGCGATCACTGCTACTTTAGGAAAAGAGCATACTACAGATAGACCTTTGGCGATCGGTTCTGTCAAAACCAACATCGGTCATTTGGAATCGGCTGCTGGCGTTGCAGGTTTGATGAAGGTGGTGTTGGCACTACAACATCAACAAATCCCACCCCATCTACATCTAAACCAACCTAACCCGTTGATTCCTTGGTCAGAACTGCCTTTAACAATTCCCACAACTCTTACACCTTGGCAAACCAACGGTGAAACTCGAATCGCTGGGGTAAGTTCCTTTGGATTTAGCGGCACAAATGCCCACGCCATATTAGAAGAAGCACCTTTGGAGGAGGCAGGGAGAGCAGGGGAGCAGGGGAGCAGGGGGGCAGGGGGGCAGGGGGGCAGGGGAGAAGAAATTAGAAAGCGTCCTTTACATCTATTAACTCTGTCAGCCAAACATCCTCAAGCCTTACAGCAACTCGCTCAAAATTACATCAAGTACTTCTCATCCCATCCAGATATAACCCTTGGTGATATCACTCACACTTCACAAATTGGTAGAACACACTTTAGTCATCGCCTCGCCATTATTGCCCCTGACCATCAGCAAATGCAACAACAGTTGCAAACCTATGTAGACAATAGTGAAATCATCGGTATTCATCACGGACATAGCAGCCAGCAAACCAAAAAAATTGCTTTCCTCTTCACTGGACAAGGTTCACAATACCGCAATATGGGTCGGCAATTGTATGAAACTCAACCAAGTTTCCGCCAAACCCTTGACCAATGTGACACCCTACTGCAACCTCTACTAGGTGAGTCAATTTTATCGGTTATCTTCAGTGACAACTCAGAAAGCGATCGCCTCAACCATACCGCATATACCCAAGTTGCGTTATTCGTCATAGAATACGGACTTGCCCAACTGTGGCTATCCTGGGATATCCGTCCCACAGCAGTTGTAGGACACAGCGTCGGTGAATATGTCGCTGCTTGTATTGCTGGTATTTTTTGTTTAGAAGACGCACTGAAATTAATTGTCCAACGTGCTTCTTTGATGCAAGCCTTACCCCAAGGTGGAGGGATGGCAGCAGTATTCGCTACTGTAGAACAAGTTAGACCTTTAATTGCTGACTATCTGCAACAATTGAGTATTGCAGCGATTAATGGCGAACAAAGTATTGTCTTATCTGGAGAATTAGAGATACTCAATTCGGTACTGCAAAAACTAGAAAGCCAAGGCATTGAAACTAGAAAATTGCAAGTATCTCATGCCTTCCACTCGCCCTTGATGCAGCCGATGTTGGCGAAGTTTGAGCAAGTGACAGCAACAGTAAAATATCAACAGCCGAAATTAGATATTGTCTCGAATGTCACAGGCAAGATTGTCAGACAACAGGAAATGTCAAATGCGGCGTATTGGGTAGAACATATCCGAGCGAGTGTGCAATTTGCTGCTAGTATGCTGGCATTGTATCAAGCAGGATATGAGGTGTTTGTCGAGGTGGGGTCGCATCCGACACTGTTGGGGATGGCACGGCGTGAGTGTCCAGAAGTTTTGGAGGAAAAGGGGTTATGGCTGGCTTCACTGCGAAAAAGCCGGGGAGATTGGCAGCAGTTGTTAGATTCAGTGGCGCAGTTGTATGTGGCTGGGGTGGAGATTGATTGGCGAGGGTTTGAGGCTGATTACCTGCGTCATAAGGTGGTTTTACCGAATTATCCTTGGCAGCGTCAACGCTATTGGTTGCCTACTGCTACCACCAAGCCGACAGTTAGACAAATCAGCGAAAACCTACTGCATCCTTTATTGGGTTATCAGTTGCGATCGCCTTCTCTCAAGGATATTGTTTTTGAAACTCATTTGAACACAGCTAGTTTACCTTTCCTCGATGACCACCAAATTTATGACACGGTGGTAGTACCGGGAGCTTCGCATATTTCTATGTTGTTGCTTGCAGGTCAAGAAATTCTGGGAACAGGGGCAATTTCGCTGAATAACATTACATTTAGGGAAGCGCTGACGGTTGGCGATCGCCAAACCATTAATGTACAACTTATTTTGCAACCTGAAGCCGCAGGTAAATATAAATTTGAACTCTTTAGTTTTAATAAACAAATAGATAACTGGTTGGTACACGCTACAGGACGAGTCAGCCAAGATGTAGGCGATATTGAAAAACCTGTATCTTGGGCTGAGTTACAGACACGCTGTTCCCAAATACTGGCTGGTTCAGATTTCTACGCCCAAGTTAGAGAACAAGGATTGCAACTTGGTCAGCGTTTCCAATGGGTAGAATCTATGTGGCGGTGTGATGGTGAAGCATTGTGCCAAATGCAATTTCCCCAAGAATTTGCAGATGAAATTAACACTTATCTTCTGTATCCGGGATTAATCGATTCCTGTTTTCAGTTCTTAGGCTTTGCTTTACCCCAAGAACGACGAGATAACCAAGTTTACGTGCCCTTTAGCATAAATCACTTTTATTTTTGCGAGTCGCCAGATTTTAACAGCCGTTTGTGGTGTTACGGAAAGCTAAATTCTCAAACGAGTTCAACAGCAGGAATGTTCATCGGTGATATCTGGCTGCTGAATGAAGCGGGAGAACTAGTAGCATACATTGAGGGACTTTGCTTAAAGCAAGCACCGCGTCAAGCTTTGCTCAGAGCCAACCAAGCACCAACTCAGGAATGGCTGTATCAAATCCAGTGGCAACCAAAGTCTAGATTATCAGAACAATTACCTGCTATTTCCGGTCGTTGGCTAATTTTCACCGATGCTAATGGTATTGGTAGAGTATTGGCACAAAAATTAGAATATCAAGGCAAAGTTTGCATCCTTGTTTCTATCGGTGAAATTTATCAACAAATTGCTGAAAGTCAGTTTCAAATCGACCCCAGTCAACCGCAACATTTCCATCAACTCTTACAAGATGTGGGGTCAGAGAATACACCATTGCACGGTATTATTCATCTCTGGAGTCTACTGGAAACCGAACAAACAAACTATCTAACGAGTTGCGGCAGTACTATCTACCTGTTGCAAGCCTTATCCAAATTATCAAACTGTCAAGCACGATTGTGGCTGTTTACCCAAGGCAGTCAACCTGTTGGTGATGAATTGACAATGAACAGTCTGACTCAAGCGCCTCTGTGGGGACTTGGGCGAGTAATTGCCATTGAGTATCCAGCAAATTGGGGCGGTTTGGTAGATATTGATACTAATAATTCTCCAGAACAGACAGCAGAGTTAGTACTAGGGGATATCTTACAGCCAGAGTCAGAAGATCATCTGGCTTTTCGCAATCATGAACGTTATGTGGCTCGTTTAGTTCGGGCAAAGCCTCAAGTATCAACACAACCTGTAAGATTTTCTGCCGATGCTACTTACCTAATTACTGGGGGATTAGGCGCACTGGGGCTAGAAGTTGCTCGTTGGATGATAAAGCAGGGAGTACAAAACTTAGTTTTAGTTGGTCGTCGTCCGCCTTCTGTAACTGCGTTGAATGCTATTCAAGAGATGGAACAAGCAGGGGTTCAGGTGCAGGTAATACAGGCAGATATTACCGATTTCAACCAAGTTAAACAACTGCTGTCACCCTGCAAATCTCAACTGCGCGGCATTATCCATGCAGCTGGAGTGTTGAGTGATCGCATTATCTTACAGCAAACCTGGGAAAGTTTTACTCAAGTAATGGCTCCCAAAATTCAGGGAGCCTGGAATTTACACCATTTAACTCAGGATATATCGCTGGATTTCTTTGTAATGTTTTCCTCAGCCGCCTCTTTGTTGGGTGTAGCCGCACAGGGGAACTATGCAGCTGCAAATGCCTTTTTAGATGCCTTCGCCTACTACCGCCATTCTCAAGGACTACCTGCACTCAGTATCAACTGGGGAGCTTGGGCAGAAGTAGGGATGGCAGCAACCTTAGACCGCAGTCTGTCTGTAGGAGTGGAACGGATTGGAATTGAACAGGGATTACAGGTATTAGAGTCGTTGCTGAGTCGAGCCGATATGCCACAAGTAGGTGTGATTCCTGTCAATTGGCAAACCTTCCTCAAACAGTATCGCGCTGGTAAAGTACCGCCACTGCTCCAAGATTTTGCTGAGTATACCCAACCCGAAGAGAAATCAGAAACTACCCAAAGCACAATTCTGGAAAAACTGCAACAAGTTTCTGACGACAAACGACAGTCTTTGCTGCTAACCCACGTCCGCAAACTGGCTGCGAAAGTGTTGAGACTCAACTCTTGGCAAAACCTTGATGCCGACAAACCCTTAATTGAAATGGGTCTCGACTCACTCATGGCGCTGGAGTTACGAAACGTTCTGGAAAATAGTTTGGCTTGTTCCTTACCAGCCACATTGTTATTTGATTATCCGAGTCTGCAAACTTTAGTGAATCATTTAATCCAAGATGTGATGTCGTTGTCCAAATTAGAGGACTCATCATCTGCACCATCGCCAGAAGAGAGTGAACCATTAATCTCCCTGGAGGATTTAACCAGGATGTCGGAAGCAGAAACAGAATTGCTACTCCTGAAAAAACTAGAACTGATAGATGGTAACTGA
- a CDS encoding type I polyketide synthase gives MNKIDTKQNNINQLQRALLALKEMRGKLEAIERAKTEPIAVIGMACRFPGGADNPDAFWQILQHGVDTIQEIPQERWDTEAYYSPNPDAEGKSYIRYGGFLKDIDLFDANFFEISPREAVSTDPQQRLLLEVSWEALENAGQCIEQLSQTQTGVFIGVMNNDYSRLYAGNSNSIDTYFGTGNSFSFISGRLSYILGLQGPSLVVDTACSSSLVSLHLACQSLRSGECDQALAGGVNLILSPDTNIFLSKMRAVAPDGRCKSFDASADGYTRGEGCGVLVLKRLSDAVAAGDSILALIKGSAVNHDGPSGGLTVPSGPAQQKLLRQALANSRVAPQQVSYIEAHGTGTSLGDPIEINALASVLCEQRSFEQPLVVGSVKTNIGHLEAAAGVAGVIKVILSLQHQKIPPHLHLKQPNPHIPWQELPLAIPTTPKPWHSENNTRIAGVSSFGLSGTNAHLVIEAAPLEEAGGAGEQGNRGEEIRERPLHLLTLSAKHPQALQQLAQNYIKYLSSHPDIALGNITFTSQVGRTHFSHRLAIIAADYQQMQQQLQAYLNDTDDFSIHHGHSSQQTKKIAFLFTGQGSQYRNMGRQLYETQPSFRQTLDQCDTLLQPLLGESILSVIFSDNSESDRLNHTAYTQVALFVIEYGLAQLWLSWDIRPTAVVGHSVGEYVAACIAGIFCLEDALKLIVQRASLMQALPQGGGMAAVFATVEQVRPLIADYLQQLSIAAINGEQSIVLSGELEILNSVLQKLESQGIETRKLQVSHAFHSPLMQPMLAKFEQVTATVKYQQPKLDIVSNVTGKIVRQQEMSNAAYWVEHIRASVQFAASMLALYQAGYEVFVEVGSHPTLLGMARRECPEVLEEKGLWLASLRKSRGDWQQLLDSVAQLYVAGVEIDWRGFESDYARNKVILPNYPWQRQRYWLPTATTVPSPSSQSSLSAELQDWLYEVQWQPQTSSDKTLAIAPAHWLILSDRTGVADNLAQLLAEQGHTYTLVFSGDCTHFEQLLDGIPTQLPLQILHLWSLDNTKEADLMLTNIQNHVSAVLHLIQALASRQESISARLWLVTEGTQVIGEHSGEIAIAAAPLWGLGGAIAMEYPEIWGGLMDLDPSSSPADTAALLLAKLPTMILGDRIAWRHQQWHTARLVRSQISPVAAKSLKFTPEVTYLIAGGLGALGLQIARWCVEQGARYLVLLGRSSPSESAQATIRELEQTGTQITVVQADIAQAEQLQPALTALLTNHPPLRGIIHAAGVLDDGMLLQQNWERFAKVMAPKIQGAWNLHTLTLDQPLDFFVLFSSTACILGAPGQSNYAAANAFLDALAHYRQKQGLGATSINWGPWAEVGMAASFGQRLAAEGIDLIPPNQALQLLKHFLQQRVCQVTVLPINWTQFLQRFPTGQQPAYFRELFSDGQQQENQPSELQQRLQATPVNEWKSLLVAHISDELTSILGLISSQTIDPLQGFATMGMDSLTSVEFRNRLQKSLGKSLPSTLTFNYPNIDTLASYFVNTLDNQNMPPETKPTLVNPSQSMTVTQIKQLSEEQVESMIDEELASLIEFSH, from the coding sequence ATGAATAAAATCGACACAAAACAAAACAACATCAATCAACTACAACGCGCATTGCTGGCATTAAAAGAAATGCGTGGTAAGTTGGAGGCGATCGAGCGTGCTAAAACAGAACCCATCGCTGTGATTGGTATGGCGTGTCGCTTTCCTGGGGGAGCCGATAACCCAGATGCTTTTTGGCAAATTCTCCAACATGGTGTAGATACCATTCAGGAAATTCCCCAAGAACGTTGGGATACGGAAGCTTACTACAGTCCAAATCCCGATGCTGAGGGAAAATCCTACATTCGCTATGGTGGTTTTTTAAAAGATATCGATTTATTTGATGCCAACTTCTTTGAAATCTCTCCCAGAGAAGCTGTTAGTACAGACCCACAACAACGCTTACTACTAGAGGTAAGTTGGGAAGCTCTAGAAAATGCCGGACAGTGTATCGAACAGCTTTCGCAAACTCAAACAGGCGTATTTATTGGGGTAATGAACAACGATTACTCACGCCTCTATGCTGGTAACTCTAATAGTATTGACACTTACTTTGGTACAGGCAACAGTTTTAGTTTTATTTCCGGTCGCCTTTCTTATATTCTGGGTTTACAAGGGCCGAGCTTAGTTGTAGATACCGCTTGTTCATCATCTCTAGTATCGTTACATTTAGCCTGCCAAAGTCTGCGTTCTGGGGAATGCGACCAAGCTCTAGCAGGCGGAGTTAACCTGATATTGTCACCAGACACAAATATTTTTCTCTCCAAAATGCGAGCAGTTGCACCCGATGGACGCTGCAAGTCCTTTGATGCCTCAGCTGATGGCTATACAAGAGGTGAAGGTTGTGGAGTATTGGTACTTAAACGTTTGTCGGATGCTGTGGCGGCTGGTGACTCTATCCTCGCATTGATTAAAGGTTCAGCAGTCAATCACGACGGCCCTAGTGGTGGACTAACAGTACCTAGCGGCCCCGCACAACAAAAACTACTGCGTCAGGCTCTAGCTAACAGTAGGGTTGCACCACAGCAAGTGAGTTACATAGAGGCGCATGGTACTGGTACCTCCTTGGGCGATCCCATTGAAATTAACGCTTTAGCCTCTGTTCTGTGCGAACAACGCTCTTTTGAGCAGCCTTTGGTTGTTGGTTCTGTCAAAACCAACATTGGTCACTTGGAAGCAGCTGCCGGAGTTGCAGGTGTAATCAAGGTAATATTATCGCTACAACACCAGAAAATTCCACCTCATCTTCACCTCAAGCAACCTAACCCCCATATTCCTTGGCAAGAACTACCACTAGCTATTCCTACCACACCTAAACCGTGGCATTCTGAGAACAATACTCGAATTGCTGGAGTGAGTTCTTTTGGCTTGAGTGGTACAAATGCTCATCTGGTGATAGAAGCAGCACCTTTGGAGGAGGCAGGGGGAGCAGGGGAACAGGGGAACAGGGGAGAAGAAATTAGAGAGCGTCCTTTACATCTATTAACTCTGTCAGCCAAACATCCTCAAGCCCTACAGCAACTCGCTCAAAACTACATCAAGTACCTTTCATCTCATCCAGATATAGCCCTTGGTAACATCACCTTTACTTCTCAAGTCGGCAGAACTCATTTCTCACATCGCCTCGCCATCATTGCCGCCGACTATCAACAAATGCAACAACAGTTGCAAGCCTACCTGAATGATACCGATGATTTCAGTATCCATCACGGACATAGCAGCCAGCAAACCAAAAAAATTGCTTTCCTCTTCACTGGACAAGGTTCACAATACCGCAATATGGGTCGGCAATTGTATGAAACTCAACCAAGTTTCCGCCAAACCCTTGACCAATGTGACACCCTACTGCAACCTCTACTAGGTGAGTCAATTTTATCGGTTATCTTCAGTGACAACTCAGAAAGCGATCGCCTCAACCATACCGCATATACCCAAGTTGCGTTATTCGTCATAGAATACGGACTTGCCCAACTGTGGCTATCCTGGGATATCCGTCCCACAGCAGTTGTAGGACACAGCGTCGGTGAATATGTCGCTGCTTGTATTGCTGGTATTTTTTGTTTAGAAGACGCACTGAAATTAATTGTCCAACGTGCTTCTTTGATGCAAGCCTTACCCCAAGGTGGAGGGATGGCAGCAGTATTCGCTACTGTAGAACAAGTTAGACCTTTAATTGCTGACTATCTGCAACAATTGAGTATTGCAGCGATTAATGGCGAACAAAGTATTGTCTTATCTGGAGAATTAGAGATACTCAATTCGGTACTGCAAAAACTAGAAAGCCAAGGCATTGAAACTAGAAAATTGCAAGTATCTCATGCCTTCCACTCGCCCTTGATGCAGCCGATGTTGGCGAAGTTTGAGCAAGTGACAGCAACAGTAAAATATCAACAGCCGAAATTAGATATTGTCTCGAATGTCACAGGCAAGATTGTCAGACAACAGGAAATGTCAAATGCGGCGTATTGGGTAGAACATATCCGAGCGAGTGTGCAATTTGCTGCTAGTATGCTGGCATTGTATCAAGCAGGATATGAGGTGTTTGTCGAGGTGGGGTCGCATCCGACACTGTTGGGGATGGCACGGCGTGAGTGTCCAGAAGTTTTGGAGGAAAAGGGGTTATGGCTGGCTTCACTGCGAAAAAGCCGGGGAGATTGGCAGCAGTTGTTAGATTCAGTGGCGCAGTTGTATGTGGCTGGGGTGGAGATTGATTGGCGAGGGTTTGAGAGCGATTATGCTCGTAATAAGGTAATTTTGCCGAATTATCCTTGGCAGCGCCAACGTTATTGGCTACCTACTGCGACGACAGTGCCATCGCCCTCTTCCCAATCCTCTCTCTCAGCAGAACTACAAGATTGGCTTTATGAGGTGCAATGGCAACCCCAAACCTCATCAGATAAAACACTTGCGATCGCACCTGCCCATTGGTTGATTTTAAGCGATCGCACAGGCGTTGCTGATAACTTGGCGCAACTGTTAGCAGAACAGGGTCATACTTATACTTTAGTTTTCTCAGGCGATTGCACTCACTTTGAGCAACTGCTAGACGGTATCCCAACTCAGTTACCATTGCAGATTTTACATCTGTGGAGTTTGGATAATACTAAAGAGGCAGATTTAATGTTGACAAATATTCAAAACCATGTTTCTGCTGTATTGCATCTCATCCAAGCACTAGCCAGTCGCCAGGAGTCGATATCGGCGCGGTTGTGGTTGGTAACAGAAGGGACGCAGGTAATTGGAGAACATTCTGGGGAAATTGCGATCGCTGCTGCACCATTATGGGGTTTGGGTGGAGCGATCGCGATGGAATACCCCGAAATCTGGGGAGGTTTGATGGATCTCGACCCCAGCAGTTCACCAGCTGATACTGCGGCTTTATTACTGGCAAAACTGCCAACCATGATTTTAGGCGATCGCATTGCTTGGCGACATCAACAGTGGCATACTGCGCGTTTGGTGCGTAGTCAAATTTCACCAGTAGCCGCCAAATCCCTCAAATTCACCCCAGAGGTAACATACTTAATTGCTGGCGGACTAGGTGCTTTGGGTTTGCAAATTGCCCGTTGGTGTGTGGAACAGGGTGCAAGATATTTAGTATTACTCGGTCGAAGTTCTCCAAGTGAAAGCGCTCAAGCAACAATTCGAGAGTTAGAACAAACAGGTACGCAAATAACAGTAGTACAGGCAGATATTGCCCAAGCCGAACAGTTGCAGCCAGCACTGACGGCACTGCTAACAAACCATCCCCCATTGCGCGGCATTATCCATGCAGCAGGTGTTCTAGATGATGGGATGCTGCTACAACAAAACTGGGAACGGTTTGCTAAGGTGATGGCTCCTAAAATCCAAGGTGCGTGGAATCTGCACACTTTGACACTGGATCAACCCCTAGATTTCTTCGTACTGTTTTCATCAACAGCCTGCATACTCGGTGCGCCCGGTCAAAGCAACTATGCTGCTGCCAATGCCTTTTTAGATGCTTTAGCACATTACCGCCAAAAACAAGGATTAGGCGCTACCAGTATCAACTGGGGGCCGTGGGCAGAGGTCGGGATGGCAGCATCATTCGGTCAAAGGTTAGCGGCAGAGGGTATTGATTTGATTCCACCAAACCAAGCCTTGCAGTTACTCAAACATTTCCTGCAACAGAGAGTTTGTCAGGTGACTGTACTCCCCATCAACTGGACGCAGTTTTTACAACGCTTTCCTACAGGGCAACAACCTGCTTACTTTCGGGAATTGTTTTCGGATGGACAACAGCAAGAAAACCAGCCATCCGAACTACAACAACGCCTACAAGCAACACCTGTTAACGAATGGAAATCTCTGTTAGTTGCTCACATTAGCGATGAACTTACCAGCATCTTAGGCTTGATCTCATCCCAAACCATCGACCCCCTACAAGGATTTGCAACGATGGGCATGGATTCACTCACGTCAGTGGAATTTCGGAATCGCCTACAAAAAAGTTTAGGTAAATCGTTGCCTTCAACACTGACATTTAATTATCCCAACATCGATACATTAGCAAGTTATTTTGTCAATACCCTAGATAACCAAAATATGCCGCCTGAAACCAAACCAACATTAGTTAATCCCAGTCAATCTATGACGGTGACACAAATCAAACAACTCTCAGAAGAACAGGTCGAATCAATGATTGATGAAGAATTAGCTTCCCTGATTGAATTTAGTCATTAG